A single genomic interval of Pyrus communis chromosome 5, drPyrComm1.1, whole genome shotgun sequence harbors:
- the LOC137734737 gene encoding serine/threonine-protein kinase PCRK1-like — MKCFYKFSNRDKDDEPKTTKSISTRSASSFFSRDRDPRKSSSEFNSQNTTAELSTPSSTKSFAALSQRQSNNLREFTCSELKAATKNFSLSLMLGEGGFGGVYRGNIRSAEDQHKRIDVAVKQLSKRGFQGHKEWVTEVNVLGVVVHPNLVKLLGYCAEDDERGIQRLLVYEYMPNRSVQDHLSSRFQIALPWGTRMKIAQDAARGLAYLHEGMEFQIIFRDFKSSNILLDEQWNAKLSDFGLARLGPSDGLSHVSTAVVGTVGYAAPEYIQTGHLTTKSDVWSYGVFLLELITGRRPLDRNRPKNEQKLLEWVRPHLSSDLKKFQVILDARLEGKYSLKAAQKLAAVASRCLVRHPRSRPKMSEVLEMLNRIMETTDMGSPELPLQGVDSKEDYFAESKREYLMRRFVDPFIGENGCLNWPIWRPKIVNPC, encoded by the exons ATGAAGTGTTTTTATAAATTCTCCAACAGAGATAAGGATGATGAACCAAAGACTACTAAGTCTATCTCTACTCGTTCAGCTTCCTCATTCTTTTCACGAGATCGTGACCCAAGAAAATCAAGTTCTGAGTTCAATTCCCAGAATACCACTGCAGAACTTAGCACACCATCGTCCACTAAGTCATTTGCAGCATTGTCTCAGAGACAGAGTAATAATCTCAGAGAATTCACATGCTCGGAGCTAAAAGCAGCAACAAAGAACTTTAGTCTCTCCCTCATGCTTGGAGAGGGTGGGTTCGGTGGCGTGTATAGGGGTAATATCCGGAGTGCAGAAGATCAACATAAAAGAATAGATGTCGCTGTTAAACAACTGAGTAAACGGGGTTTTCAG GGCCATAAAGAGTGGGTGACTGAAGTCAATGTTTTAGGGGTTGTTGTACATCCAAATCTTGTCAAGCTGTTAGGCTACTGTGCTGAGGATGACGAAAGAGGGATTCAACGGCTCCTGGTTTACGAATATATGCCCAACAGAAGTGTGCAAGACCACTTATCAAGCCGATTTCAGATAGCTCTTCCATGGGGCACAAGAATGAAAATAGCCCAGGATGCTGCCCGTGGCTTAGCATACCTCCATGAGGGGATGGAATTTCAG ATTATCTTTAGGGATTTCAAGTCTTCAAACATACTTTTGGATGAACAATGGAATGCCAAGTTATCGGACTTTGGATTGGCCAGACTTGGGCCTTCAGACGGATTGAGTCACGTCTCTACCGCG GTTGTTGGAACAGTTGGATATGCAGCTCCTGAATACATTCAAACTGGGCATCTCACAACAAAAAGTGATGTGTGGAGTTATGGAGTTTTCCTTTTAGAACTTATCACAGGCAGACGACCTCTGGATAGAAACCGACCCAAGAACGAGCAAAAACTCTTGGAATGGGTGAGGCCACACCTCTCTTCAGACCTAAAAAAGTTCCAGGTGATTTTGGATGCAAGGCTCGAAGGAAAGTATTCCCTCAAGGCAGCCCAAAAACTAGCAGCTGTAGCCAGCCGGTGCTTGGTGCGACACCCTAGATCGCGCCCCAAAATGAGTGAAGTCTTGGAGATGTTGAACCGAATCATGGAGACAACGGACATGGGAAGCCCGGAACTCCCTCTGCAGGGTGTGGACTCCAAAGAAGACTATTTTGCGGAATCCAAAAGAGAGTATTTGATGAGGAGGTTTGTGGATCCATTCATCGGAGAGAACGGTTGCTTAAATTGGCCAATATGGAGACCAAAGATTGTAAATCCATGTTGA